Proteins found in one Anopheles aquasalis chromosome 3, idAnoAquaMG_Q_19, whole genome shotgun sequence genomic segment:
- the LOC126578982 gene encoding potassium voltage-gated channel subfamily H member 6 isoform X4, with amino-acid sequence MPVRRGHVAPKTTLIETIIRKFDTHNRSFLVANAQPESCHIIFCSDGFCKMTGFTRAEVMQRSACTDFLQGQMTSTGVMESIKEALKKGEEKHFEILYYRKDGTKFLCSEVIAPIRSEVDDISLFIINFEDLSNPSNPEPIEQVKLSKFDKARASFRQSFRIGHIALRDRGLRLAGYLTPPSDATQEEDEIIAPKHIIDSDHGHKKTVLKVETNIWAPMSTPALTRTKELEGVPRDIDTLSGPGEIVITAPETVQHVQSTESQKKDPNSSKDAKPEFVQTKSLDFETQFKRPVIHNARLYFPYVSSESDLQRYRALPLKQQQPTAQADATRTSSSLSNVPSDSLKNKVLSLGADVLPEYKLQSPRVHKWTILHYSPFKAVWDWIILLLVMYTAIFTPYVAAFLLSEPDYNQRKNRKYADDPIVIIDLIVDVTFVVDILINFRTTFVNGQDEVVSHPGRIAVHYLSGWFLIDLVAAIPFDLLLVGSDTDELGLDKDETTTLIGLLKTARLLRLVRVARKIDRYSEYGAAVLVLLMATFALIAHWLACIWYAIGNAERPLLKAKIGWLDALAQDTQEYYFPNNTGGGPSVKSRYVTALYFTFTSLTSVGFGNVAPNTDAEKIFTICVMLVGSLMYASIFGNVSAIIQRLYSGTARYHTQMLRVREFIRFHQIPNPLRQRLEEYFQHAWTYTNGIDMNSVLKGFPECLQADICLHLNRNLLNNCSAFEAASPGCLRALSLKFKTTHAPPGDILVHKGDVLTYLYFIARGSIEILKDDVVMAILGKDDIFGENPCIHSTLGKSNSNVKALTYCDLHKIHRDDLLDVLDLFPEFYDSFVNSLEITYNMRDEEQAGVELRHRYMRTGSQDRESDTRSYVRKLNTLHHRPPSNKCDMPNDRSSIGQMSANYDDDRKFSLSGMLNQLKRSIPDLSSNKHQPLTNKCASPNESPKSTHKQTIPRQHSQEHPMGGFGRAADTVTLSAVSNRACTCGSKTEGTALPGMMRTSDNTSKSSPDDDIFHHTAPNSTAGKAAGDASRHNIGQLTNKLTELTGRVESLEVSLRNDMRTILDILHQQQQQQHQQQQPHLQQHPQPTHYALQHQQMQQGHHGKMTLPSYQPSESEFSFDMCAPIDPREVQQQQQQQHHHHQQQQQPLNQSYHAPPSSSQHHRMHVHRSVSQPECTDDRSLFKCSKFSSFNQPMDDTPESQNWNIFAPIAKLESLDEIDQETKPSASHDKHQ; translated from the exons ATGCCTGTACGCAGAGGACACGTCGCGCCCAAAACTACGCTTATCGAGACAATTATTCGAAAGTTCGATACACACA aTCGCAGTTTTTTAGTAGCAAACGCACAGCCCGAATCATGTCACATCATCTTCTGTTCCGACGGTTTCTGCAAGATGACGGGCTTCACGCGGGCCGAGGTGATGCAGCGATCGGCATGCACCGATTTCCTTCAAGGCCAAATGACATCGACCGGTGTTATGGAGTCCATCAAGGAGGCCttaaaaaaaggcgaagaaaagCACTTTGAAATACTTTACTACAGAAAAGACG GCACTAAATTTCTATGCTCGGAGGTGATAGCACCGATAAGGTCCGAGGTGGACGACATTTCCTTATTCATCATCAACTTTGAGGATCTTTCGAATCCCTCGAACCCGGAGCCAATAGAGCAAGTTAAGCTAAGTAAAT TCGATAAAGCAAGAGCAAGTTTTCGACAATCATTCCGCATCGGACACATAGCGCTGCGTGATCGAGGATTGCGGTTGGCGGGATATCTAACACCACCCTCGGATGCCACGCaggaggaagatgaaattATCGCCCCGAAGCACATCATTGATAG TGATCATGGCCACAAGAAGACGGTACTCAAGGTGGAGACGAACATATGGGCCCCGATGTCGACGCCGGCACTGACAAGGACGAAAGAACTGGAGGGCGTTCCGCGTGATATTGATACACTGAGTGGACCAGGGGAGATCGTGATTACAGCCCCAGAG ACGGTACAACACGTGCAATCAACCGAAAGCCAGAAGAAGGATCCGAACTCGTCGAAGGACGCGAAACCAGAGTTTGTCCAAACCAAGAGCTTAGACTTTGAAACACAGTTCAAAC gtccAGTAATTCATAACGCAAGGTTGTATTTTCCCTACGTTTCCTCGGAAAGTGATCTGCAGCGGTACCGGGCGCTTccgctgaagcagcagcaaccgacggCGCAGGCGGATGCGACGCGCACCAGCTCCTCACTATCGAATGTGCCTTCAGATTCGCTGAAAAACAAG GTACTGTCGCTGGGTGCGGACGTGTTGCCGGAGTACAAACTGCAGAGCCCGCGTGTTCACAAATGGACAATACTGCACTACTCCCCGTTCAAGGCGGTCTGGGACTGGATTATCCTGTTGTTAGTTATGTACACAGCAATATTTACACCGTACGTGGCGGCGTTCCTTCTCAGTGAGCCGGACTATAATCAGCGCAAGAATCGAAAGTATGCCGACGATCCAATTGtgataattgatttaataG TTGATGTAACGTTCGTTGTTGACATACTGATAAACTTTCGCACAACATTCGTCAACGGGCAGGACGAGGTGGTGTCGCATCCGGGCCGGATCGCGGTACACTACCTGAGCGGCTGGTTTCTGATCGATCTGGTGGCGGCCATACCGTTCGATTTGCTGCTCGTCGGCAGCGACACAGATGAG CTTGGCTTGGACAAAGATGAG ACGACCACGTTGATCGGTCTGCTGAAGACGGCCCGTCTGCTGCGGCTGGTACGGGTGGCCAGAAAGATAGACCGGTACTCCGAGTATGGTGCCGcggtgctcgtgctgctgatggccacctTCGCCCTGATTGCCCACTGGTTGGCATGCATATG GTACGCCATTGGCAATGCGGAGCGGCCGCTGCTGAAGGCTAAAATTggatggttggacgcgctagCCCAGGACACGCAGGAGTACTACTTCCCCAACAATACGGGCGGTGGGCCTTCTGTCAAG tcgCGCTACGTTACTGCCCTCTACTTTACCTTCACCTCGCTGACGTCGGTCGGATTTGGCAATGTGGCGCCAAACACGGATGCCGAAAAGATATTTACCATTTGTGTTATGCTTGTTGGCT cgctTATGTACGCAAGTATCTTTGGAAACGTTTCCGCCATCATACAGCGGCTTTACTCAGGAACTGCTAGATATCACACACAGATGCTTAGGGTGCGGGAATTTATTCGCTTTCATCAG ATACCGAACCCATTGAGGCAGCGGCTGGAGGAATACTTTCAGCATGCCTGGACCTACACGAACGGTATCGACATGAACTCGGTACTGAAGGGTTTCCCCGAGTGCTTGCAGGCCGACATATGCTTGCATCTGAATCGTAATTTGTTAAACAATTGTTCCGCTTTTGAAGCGGCCAGCCCAGGTTGCCTAAG AGCGCTCTCACTCAAGTTTAAAACCACCCATGCTCCGCCCGGTGATATTTTGGTGCACAAAGGTGATGTCCTGACGTATCTGTACTTCATCGCCCGCGGGTCAATTGAAATACTGAAAGATGACGTTGTAATGGCAATATTAG GCAAAGATGATATTTTTGGCGAAAATCCTTGCATCCACTCGACATTAGGAAAATCAAATAGTAACGTTAAAGCTCTGACCTATTGTGATCTGCATAAAATTCATAGAGATGACTTATTAGACGTGTTAGATTTATTCCCGGAATTTTATGATAGTTTTGTAAATAGTTTGGAAATTACATATAATATGCGAGAT GAAGAGCAAGCTGGTGTCGAGCTGAGGCATAGGTACATGCGAACCGGCTCGCAGGATCGCGAGAGTGACACGCGATCATATGTGAGGAAACT GAATACGCTACACCATAGGCCACCCAGCAATAAATGTGATATGCCCAATGATAGAAGTTCGATCGGGCAGATGAGCGCTAACTATGACGACGATCGaaagttctctctctccg GGATGCTTAATCAATTGAAACGAAGCATACCAGATCTTAGTTCGAACAAGCATCAACCATTAACTAACAAATGTG CATCACCCAACGAGAGCCCCAAGAGTACGCACAAGCAGACAATACCGCGCCAACACAGCCAGGAGCATCCGATGGGTGGCTTTGGACGAGCGGCGGATACGGTTACGCTAAGCGCCGTCAGCAATCGAGCCTGCACCTGTGGTTCCAAGACGGAAGGAACTGCCCTACCGGGAATGATGCGCACGTCGGATAACACCTCGAAAAGCAGTCCCGATGATGATATTTTTCATCATACGGCACCCAACAGTACCGCTGGCAAGGCAGCAGGCGACGCTTCTAGGCACAACATTGG GCAACTAACGAATAAGCTGACCGAGCTGACGGGACGGGTCGAGAGCTTGGAAGTGAGCCTACGGAACGATATGCGAACCATCCTGGATATactacaccaacaacaacagcagcaacaccagcagcagcagccacattTACAGCAACATCCTCAACCAACACATTATGCACTGCAGCATCAACAGATGCAACAAGGGCACCACGGCAAAATGACGCTGCCCTCGTATCAACCGTCCGAAAGTGAATTTTCATTCGATATGTgcgcaccgatcgatccgagggaggtgcagcagcagcagcagcagcagcaccatcaccatcaacaacaacaacagcccctAAACCAGtcgtaccatgcgcctccatcgtcgtcgcagcaTCACCGGATGCACGTGCACCGGTCCGTTTCGCAGCCAGAGTGTACCGATGATCGTAGCTTATTCAA GTGTTCCAAGTTTTCGTCCTTCAATCAGCCCATGGATGACACACCGGAGAGCCAAAATTGGAACATTTTCGCTCCGATAGCGAAGCTGGAATCGCTCGACGAAATCGATCAA GAAACGAAACCGTCGGCAAGCCATGACAAACATCAGTGA
- the LOC126578983 gene encoding mucolipin-3-like, whose protein sequence is MSVYSATISNDIEESSVPAGGGGISAVIDESRMRPIRPSIATQRTSDSSSSENNDMVTETKNNPPDGTEGIVESPVLQDTRITDMEERLRRKLQFFFMNPIEKWEAKRRFPYKFVVQVIKIVLVTLQLCLFAHSRYTHVNYTWDNTVTFSHLFLRGWDITMEVNNYPPETGPLSVYVMDEFFRTIDYAAAGYKNLPQAIGPYSYPTEDNTMAPMSLCLYRYKDGTIFGFNESYVFNPEIDTLCVNLYQNVTVNGSQAYLHEKDIHINFSALVKAELRFAIKTVNFKAAGPITAPDCYRFDILIFFNNQDHDGQMTLRLEAEPTRLVCHGDVEFIKNSQIDDALRSLLNYLVIIICLVSFGLCTRAIFRAQLLRFTTCDFFKQAYGKELSSEGKWEFVNMWYIMIVFNDVLLIIGSALKEEIERKHFIADDWNVCSLLLGVGNSLVWFGVLRYLGFFKTYNVVILTLKKAAPKISRFLLCALLIYAGFTFCGWLVLGPYHIKFRSLSTTSECLFALINGDDMFATFSIMSEKSLMLWWFCRIYLYTFTSLYIYVVLSLFISVIMDAYDTIKKYYKDGFPQSDLRQFVGPLTPTDFSSGVFREHEDYELETMSFRDVMKRLFCGCSSTMGRSGGPTGYTSLLPKASTSYINN, encoded by the coding sequence ATGAGTGTTTACTCGGCCACAATCTCCAACGACATCGAAGAAAGTAGTGTAcctgctggtggaggtggcatTAGCGCGGTGATTGATGAGTCAAGGATGAGGCCGATTCGCCCGAGTATCGCTACGCAGCGCActagcgacagcagcagtagcgagaACAACGATATGGTGACGGAAACAAAGAACAATCCCCCGGATGGGACCGAGGGCATCGTGGAGTCGCCCGTACTGCAGGATACCCGCATTACCGACATGGAGGAGCGGCTGCGGCGAAAGCTGCAGTTTTTCTTCATGAATCCGATCGAAAAGtgggaagcgaagcgacgaTTCCCGTACAAATTCGTCGTGCAGGTAATCAAAATCGTGCTCGTCACGCTCCAGCTGTGCCTGTTTGCCCATTCGCGGTACACGCATGTGAACTACACGTGGGACAATACGGTCACCTTCTCGCACCTGTTTCTGCGCGGCTGGGACATCACGATGGAGGTGAACAACTACCCGCCCGAAACGGGACCACTGTCGGTGTACGTGATGGACGAATTCTTCCGAACCATCGATTACGCCGCTGCAGGGTACAAAAATCTACCCCAAGCCATCGGACCATACTCCTACCCAACCGAGGACAACACGATGGCACCGATGAGCCTCTGCCTGTACCGCTACAAGGACGGTACGATTTTCGGGTTCAACGAGAGCTACGTCTTCAATCCGGAGATTGACACCCTGTGCGTCAACCTGTACCAGAACGTCACCGTGAACGGATCGCAGGCCTATCTGCACGAAAAGGACATCCACATCAACTTCTCAGCACTCGTGAAGGCCGAGCTGCGGTTTGCCATCAAGACAGTCAACTTCAAGGCCGCCGGACCGATAACGGCACCCGATTGCTATCGGTTCGATATACTGATCTTCTTCAACAACCAGGATCACGATGGACAGATGACTCTGCGATTGGAGGCCGAGCCAACGCGTCTCGTATGTCACGGTGATGTggagtttatcaaaaactcACAAATAGACGATGCACTGCGCAGTTTGCTGAACtacctcgtcatcatcatctgcctcGTCTCGTTTGGGCTCTGCACGAGGGCGATCTTTCGCGCCCAGTTACTGCGCTTCACGACCTGCGACTTCTTCAAGCAGGCGTACGGCAAAGAGCTGAGCAGCGAGGGCAAGTGGGAGTTTGTGAACATGTGGTACATCATGATCGTGTTCAACGATGTGCTACTGATCATCGGATCGGCCCTGAAGGAAGAGATCGAACGGAAGCACTTCATCGCGGACGACTGGAACGtgtgctcgttgctgctgggTGTCGGCAATTCACTCGTTTGGTTCGGCGTGCTGCGGTATTTGGGATTCTTCAAAACGTACAACGTCGTCATACTGACGCTCAAGAAGGCAGCTCCGAAGATTAGCCGGTTTCTGCTGTGTGCGCTGCTCATCTACGCCGGCTTTACGTTCTGCGGTTGGCTAGTGCTTGGCCCGTACCACATCAAGTTCCGGTCACTGTCCACCACCTCCGAGTGTCTGTTCGCGCTCATCAATGGGGACGACATGTTTGCCACCTTTTCGATCATGTCCGAGAAATCGCTCATGCTGTGGTGGTTCTGCCGTATCTATCTGTACACGTTCACTAGTCTGTACATCTACGTTGTGCTGTCGCTGTTCATTTCCGTCATCATGGACGCGTACGATACGATTAAGAAGTATTACAAAGATGGTTTTCCACAGTCCGATCTCCGGCAGTTTGTAGGACCGCTCACGCCGACCGATTTCTCGAGCGGCGTGTTTCGCGAACACGAAGACTACGAGCTAGAAACGATGTCCTTTCGGGACGTGATGAAGCGGCTCTTCTGTGGCTGCAGTAGCACAATGGGCAGGAGTGGTGGACCCACCGGCTATACGTCCCTGTTACCGAAGGCATCCACTAGCTACATCAATAATTAG